Proteins encoded together in one Gigantopelta aegis isolate Gae_Host chromosome 8, Gae_host_genome, whole genome shotgun sequence window:
- the LOC121379789 gene encoding uncharacterized protein LOC121379789 produces MGLENYKVELHHLQMQVLQDMASVHCSFVMGKARVAPLKTVTIPRLELTAALVSVNVSAFLQRELDYNDITETFWSDSKIVLSYIANESLRFHVFVANRVQQIREHTDPSQWKYVKGEENPADDASRGISVTDFMNSKWLTGPEFL; encoded by the coding sequence ATGGGTTTGGAAAACTACAAGGTTGAACTTCATCATTTGCAGATGCAAGTTCTTCAGGATATGGCCAGTGTTCATTGTTCCTTCGTTATGGGTAAAGCTAGAGTTGCTCCTCTAAAAACTGTAACAATTCCACGGCTTGAACTGACTGCAGCATTGGTATCAGTCAACGTCAGTGCATTTCTGCAACGTGAACTTGACTACAACGACATTACTGAAACGTTCTGGTCTGACAGCAAAATTGTGCTAAGTTATATTGCGAATGAATCGCTGAGATTCCACGTCTTTGTTGCGAACCGTGTGCAACAGATCAGAGAACATACTGATCCTTCTCAGTGGAAGTATGTCAAGGGTGAAGAGAATCCAGCAGACGATGCGTCACGTGGCATAAGTGTCACAGATTTCATGAATTCCAAGTGGTTAACAGGACCAGAATTTCTATGA
- the LOC121379790 gene encoding uncharacterized protein LOC121379790: MPVIEKLTNSLAQKISLGRLPPPEPGIFTGNPLAYPGWKVAFETLIERQGIPSAELIYYLKTYLGGSARESVEGYILLSTDEAYEQTRALLDKRFGNLFIIANAFRDKLESWPKITGRDGVALRRFANFLRQCLTDMKTVSSFNVLNDDYENQKLLLKLPDWLVYRWGRIVAEWRNKHQAFPPFCEFVFFIVKEADIACDPVTAFFSKKQSKTELEHSNKFNRKRTTGTSFSTEMMVTKETDQNNISVVSWCALCNENHEIDSCKSFLAKSVSERKEFAREKRLCFGCLHVGHRSGDCKKRSKCKTCSRYHPTSLHGDLREETTTTPKETVGCSYQLLFKYRAFEDSQIGDKFSVWLSHCGWPESERLVYAMPDTQSDTTFILERTCDDLEIVGPSVNLMLSTMSSKDQRVQFSDSWI, translated from the coding sequence ATGCCGGTAATCGAGAAATTAACAAATTCCTTGGCACAGAAAATCAGTTTAGGGAGGCTTCCTCCTCCAGAGCCAGGAATATTTACTGGGAATCCTCTAGCGTACCCTGGTTGGAAAGTAGCCTTTGAGACATTGATAGAAAGACAGGGAATTCCATCTGCTGAACTAATCTATTACTTGAAAACATATTTAGGTGGTTCTGCGAGGGAATCCGTGGAAGGATATATTCTGTTGTCCACAGATGAAGCATATGAACAAACCAGAGCTTTGCTTGACAAACGTTTCgggaatttatttattattgccAATGCCTTTCGCGATAAACTAGAATCGTGGCCAAAAATAACAGGTCGTGATGGTGTTGCATTAAGAAGATTTGCTAATTTCCTGCGACAGTGTCTTACAGATATGAAAACTGTAAGTAGTTTCAATGTGTTGAACGATGATTACGAGAATCAAAAACTTCTTCTAAAACTGCCAGATTGGCTCGTCTATAGATGGGGAAGAATTGTAGCTGAGTGGCGGAATAAGCATCAGGCATTTCCCCCATTTTGCGAATTTGTATTCTTTATTGTTAAGGAGGCAGACATTGCGTGTGACCCAGTTACAGCTTTTTTCTCGAAAAAACAAAGCAAGACTGAATTAGAACATTCAAATAAGTTTAATCGAAAACGTACAACTGGAACTTCATTCTCTACAGAGATGATGGTGACAAAGGAGACTGATCAAAATAACATTAGTGTTGTTTCTTGGTGTGCTCTGTGTAATGAAAATCACGAGATTGACAGTTGTAAATCCTTTCTTGCAAAATCTGTGAGTGAGCGGAAGGAGTTTGCAAGAGAGAAACGACTTTGCTTCGGTTGTTTGCATGTAGGACATCGATCTGGAGACTGCAAGAAAAGGAGCAAGTGCAAGACTTGTTCAAGGTATCACCCAACATCTCTGCATGGAGACTTAAGGGAAGAAACGACTACTACTCCTAAAGAGACTGTTGGTTGTAGCTACCAGCTCTTATTCAAGTATCGTGCATTTGAGGATAGCCAGATAGGTGACAAGTTTTCAGTTTGGTTGTCACATTGTGGTTGGCCAGAATCAGAACGGTTGGTGTATGCTATGCCTGACACACAATCCGATACGACATTTATACTAGAACGTACTTGTGATGATCTGGAGATAGTTGGACCTAGTGTTAACCTCATGCTGTCAACAATGTCTTCAAAGGATCAGCGTGTCCAGTTTAGTGATTCGTGGATTTAA